The following proteins come from a genomic window of Sardina pilchardus chromosome 1, fSarPil1.1, whole genome shotgun sequence:
- the ccdc93 gene encoding coiled-coil domain-containing protein 93 has product MAATSVFQRVRTGSKIGAQYDQEGNLIQVETREDEEQNVKLTEILELLLAAGYFRARIKGLSPFDKVVGGMTWCITTCNFDIDVDLLFQENSTIGQKIALTEKIVSVMPKMKCPYRLEPHQIQGLDFIHIFPVVQWLVKRAIETREETGDYVRAYSVSQFQKSHSLPQDEAFRQRKPKAVRTVQDVSDVYKPQRRYKRQPARSGETLDEESQVHSTLLEYGRRYGYSKQAQNKQGKGGDDATDGGAAAAAKSAQAEMAEEEDLRVVEETRIRALMTGMASMTTEDGRLTASAVGQIVGLKSEEIKQIAGEYAEKAERLTSEDPSPKYGSAQQHRRTLASLNKQIQLRAKELEGMQARRSDVQGESEEVKGRLAEVSRCAAELEAALSKLDELEASADPGLLDGLRELVARNEALKTQEHDFRAHCRQEMALLQQKIEDLKQESGREGNDDDTDDGGGGNGGDREQRRLVEAQHKADKEKLQKIRLLMARRSREITVLQRKMDEIPSRAELTQYQKRFVELYSQVSATHKETKQFFTLYNTLDDKKVYLEKEVNLLNSIHDNFQQAMASAGAREQFLRQMEQIVEGIKQSRAKNEKKKQENKMRRDQLNDEYLELLDKQRLYFKTVKDFKEECRKNEMLLSKYRAKGAS; this is encoded by the coding sequence ATGGCAGCCACTTCGGTGTTCCAGAGAGTCAGGACGGGATCAAAGATCGGAGCGCAGTATGATCAAGAAGGCAACCTGATCCAGGTCGAGACGCGAGAGGACGAGGAGCAGAATGTCAAGCTCACAGAGATTCTCGAACTTCTGCTCGCAGCAGGCTACTTCAGAGCCCGCATCAAAGGTTTGTCTCCATTCGACAAGGTGGTCGGAGGGATGACCTGGTGCATCACAACATGCAACTTTGACATCGACGTCGACCTGCTCTTCCAAGAAAACTCGACCATTGGCCAGAAAATAGCCCTGACAGAAAAGATCGTGTCCGTCATGCCCAAAATGAAGTGCCCCTATCGCCTGGAGCCCCATCAGATCCAGGGCTTGGATTTCATCCACATCTTCCCTGTGGTGCAGTGGCTGGTGAAGCGCGCCATCGAGACCCGCGAGGAGACGGGGGACTACGTGCGGGCGTACTCCGTCTCCCAGTTCCAGAAATCCCACAGCCTCCCCCAGGACGAGGCCTTCCGGCAGCGGAAGCCCAAGGCCGTCAGGACGGTCCAGGACGTGTCGGACGTGTACAAGCCGCAGAGGCGCTACAAGCGGCAGCCGGCGCGCAGCGGCGAGACGCTGGACGAGGAGTCGCAGGTGCACTCCACCTTGCTGGAGTACGGACGTCGCTACGGCTACAGCAAGCAGGCGCAGAACAAACAGGGCAAGGGCGGCGACGACGCCACCGACGGAGGAGCCGCCGCCGCGGCGAAGTCCGCGCAGGCGGAgatggccgaggaggaggacctGCGGGTCGTGGAGGAGACGCGGATCCGAGCCCTGATGACCGGCATGGCGTCCATGACGACGGAGGACGGGAGGCTGACGGCGAGCGCGGTGGGTCAGATCGTGGGCCTCAAGTCGGAGGAGATCAAGCAGATCGCCGGCGAGTACGCCGAGAAGGCCGAGCGGCTGACCAGCGAGGACCCGTCGCCCAAGTACGGCTCGGCGCAGCAGCACCGGCGCACGCTGGCCTCGCTCAACAAGCAGATCCAGCTGCGGGCCAAGGAGCTGGAGGGGATGCAGGCGCGCCGCTCGGACGTCCAGGGGGAGTCCgaggaggtcaaaggtcgcctCGCCGAGGTGTCGAGGTGCGCCGCCGAGCTGGAGGCGGCGCTGAGCAAGCTCGACGAGCTCGAGGCCAGCGCCGACCCGGGCCTGCTGGACGGCCTGCGCGAGCTGGTGGCCCGCAACGAGGCGCTGAAGACCCAGGAGCACGATTTCCGCGCCCACTGCCGCCAAGAGATGGCGCTGCTGCAGCAGAAGATCGAGGACCTGAAGCAGGAGTCGGGCCGCGAAGGCAACGACGACGACACggacgacggcggcggcggcaacgGTGGCGATCGCGAGCAGCGGCGGCTCGTGGAGGCGCAGCACAAGGCCGACAAGGAGAAGCTGCAGAAGATCCGGCTGCTGATGGCCCGGCGGAGCCGCGAGATCACGGTGCTCCAGCGCAAGATGGACGAGATCCCGAGCCGCGCCGAGCTCACGCAGTACCAGAAGCGCTTCGTGGAGCTCTACAGCCAGGTGTCGGCCACGCACAAGGAGACCAAGCAGTTCTTCACGCTCTACAACACGCTGGACGACAAGAAGGTCTACCTGGAGAAGGAGGTGAACCTGCTCAACTCCATCCACGACAACTTCCAGCAGGCCATGGCGTCGGCCGGCGCCCGCGAGCAGTTCCTCCGGCAGATGGAGCAGATCGTGGAGGGCATCAAGCAGAGCCGCGCCAAGAACGAGAAGAAGAAGCAGGAGAACAAGATGCGGCGGGACCAGCTCAACGACGAGTACCTGGAGCTGCTCGACAAGCAGCGGCTCTACTTCAAGACCGTCAAGGACTTCAAGGAGGAGTGCCGCAAGAACGAGATGCTCCTCTCCAAATATAGAGCCAAGGGGGCGTCCTGA
- the eif4a3 gene encoding eukaryotic initiation factor 4A-III: MAATQAPVRKRILKEEDMTKVEFETSEEVDVTPTFDTMGLREDLLRGIYAYGFEKPSAIQQRAIKQIIKGRDVIAQSQSGTGKTATFCVSVLQCLDIQVRETQALILAPTRELAGQIQKVLLALGDYMNVQCHACIGGTNVGEDIRKLDYGQHVVAGTPGRVFDMIRRRSLRTRAIKMLVLDEADEMLNKGFKEQIYDVYRYLPPATQVCLISATLPHEILEMTNKFMTDPIRILVKRDELTLEGIKQFFVAVEREEWKFDTLCDLYDTLTITQAVIFCNTKRKVDWLTEKMREANFTVSSMHGDMPQKERESIMKEFRSGASRVLISTDVWARGLDVPQVSLIINYDLPNNRELYIHRIGRSGRYGRKGVAINFVKNDDIRILRDIEQYYSTQIDEMPMNVADLI; encoded by the exons ATGGCTGCGACACAAGCTCCTGTGAGAAAGCGGATCCTGAAGGAGGAAGATATGACTAAAGTGGAATTTGAGACCAGTGAAGAGGTTGATGTGACGCCAACCTTCGATACAATGGGCCTGCGAGAGGACCTTCTCCGTGGGATCTACGCTTACG GATTTGAGAAACCGTCCGCCATCCAACAGAGGGCCATCAAACAGATCATCAAGGGCAGAGACGTGATTGCACA GTCACAGTCTGGTACGGGTAAAACAGCCACCTTTTGCGTTTCCGTACTTCAGTGTCTGGACATCcag GTGCGAGAAACCCAGGCATTGATTTTGGCTCCAACAAGAGAGTTGGCTGGACAGATCCAAAAG gTGTTGTTGGCTCTGGGTGACTACATGAATGTCCAGTGTCACGCCTGCATCGGAGGGACCAACGTCGGCGAGGACATCAGGAAGCTGGACTACGGACAGCACGTGGTGGCCGGCACCCCAGGACGTGTCTTCG aCATGATCAGGCGGAGGAGTCTGAGGACTCGCGCCATCAAGATGCTCGTGCTGGACGAGGCCGACGAGATGCTCAAcaaag gTTTTAAGGAGCAGATCTACGATGTGTACCGGTACCTGCCCCCCGCCACCCAGGTGTGCCTCATCAGCGCCACTCTGCCCCACGAGATCCTGGAGATGACCAACAAGTTCATGACAGACCCCATCCGCATCCTGGTcaaacg TGATGAGTTGACTCTGGAAGGCATCAAGCAGTTCTTTGTGGCCGTGGAGCGTGAGGAGTGGAAATTTGACACACTGTGCGACCTCTACGACACACTCACCATCACACAGGCCGTCATCTTCTGTAATACCAAGAGGaag gtggactGGCTGACGGAGAAGATGAGGGAGGCCAACTTCACCGTGTCCTCCATGCACGGAGACATGCCCCAGAAGGAGCGCGAGTCCATCATGAAGGAGTTCCGCTCCGGAGCCAG ccGCGTGCTGATCTCCACAGACGTGTGGGCTCGAGGTCTGGATGTACCGCAGGTGTCCCTCATCATCAACTACGACCTGCCCAACAACAGAGAGTTGTACATCCATAg GATTGGTCGATCCGGTCGTTACGGCCGTAAGGGTGTGGCCATCAACTTTGTGAAGAACGACGACATCCGCATCCTGCGAGACATTGAGCAGTACTACTCCACACAGATAGATGAGATGCCCATGAACG TGGCGGACCTCATCTAA